The Nitrosopumilus sp. b3 sequence ATCAATGTCTTTTTTTAGCTCTCTTAATTTTTTGTTAAACTTTTCAGGATCTGCAAATTCAGATAGAGAATCAGGAAAGATATCAGATAAGCGTTTGTCAATTTCTTGTAAGGATTTTAAATTATTTTTTGAGGATGATGCAGATGCTTTAGATTCTTGAGGAGTTGGTTTATTTTTTGTAAAAAACACTGTTCTAGTTGGGGCATTCATTGGATCGACATCAGAATTATTTGAATTTTCACGATGAAGATATTTTCTCATATTTGTAAAATTAAAAATTAGATTATGATGTCTTATGTGTCTAAATTGAACAAATTAGATTAGAGGATTTTTAGTTTAATTAGTAGTCTTATCTAATCAAAAAAATGTCCCAGACAGAAACAAGAAAAACACTCAAAGACGCCCCTGTAATGTGGAGAAGAATCAATTCAATAGGAATTATTTTGGATTGTAATTCCACATATGCATCAAATTTAGGATATGCTAAATCTGAGATTCTAGGCAAGCCTATCTTTGAGCATATATCCAAGGATTCCTGGGAGGCCATGAATGAGTCTCTAAAGGCATGGTTTGAGACGGGCAAAGTCACAGATAGAAAAATTACATTCAAAAGGCAAGATGGAAGCACATTTCCAGGATTACTTCAGGCCACAAGCATTTATGATGAAAACAAGAATCTCCTAGGCAGTAATACTGTGATATTTGATCTTACACAAATGAATGATGATAACATAAAAGAGTATGAAAGATTTTTCAAAGAGGCTCAAAACAAACTTGATGAAATTAAGGAAAGAGAGTATGATAAGCTAGATGAGAATTCAAAATCAGAGTATGATGGATTAAAGAAAATGTTTGACATGCTTTTGCAAGTCAATCTTTCTGAATTAAAATAATCTATCCAGAATATTTCTTGATTGATTTTTGAATTTCATCAAACGCACTTTGAACTTCAGTTACAGCAGCACCGTCTTCCAGTGTACTAACATCACCAATTTTTTCATTGTTTGCAATTGCCTTTAGCAATCTCCGCATTATTTTCCCACTTCTTGTTTTTGGGAGTTTGGAAACAAAATAGATTTGTTTTGGCGTTGCAATTGCACCAATATCATTTCTAATTTTTTCTGAAATCTCTTTTTCCAAAATTTTAGAATCAAAAACGCCTTGTTTTAAAACAACAAATGCAATAATTACCTCACCTTTAACATCATCAGGGATTCCACATACTGCAGATTCTGCCACATCATGATGAGATACAATACAGCTTTCAAGTTCTGCAGTGCCTATTCGATGTCCTGCAACTTTTAAAACATCGTCTGCACGTCCAAGCAACCAAAGATACCCATCATCATCTCTTAGTGCATAGTCGCCAGGATAATAGCAATTTTCATATTTTGACCAGTAAACAGTTTTGTATTTTTGATCATCTCCCCACAATGTCAAAAGCATCCCGGGCCACGGATTTTTAATTACAAGATAACCTTTGGTGTTTGCTGAAACCTCTTCTCCATTTTCATCTACCACAGAAATATCCACACCAGGAATTGCTCGTGTACCGGATCCCGGTTTCAAGGGGATTGTCTCCAATCCAGGAAGTGGAGAAATCAGCATTCCTCCAGTTTCCGTCTGCCACCAGGTATCAATAATTGGACATTTTTCCTTCCCAATTGTTTTAAAATACCACTTCCACACTTCAGGGTTTATCGGTTCACCCACAGTTCCAAGCAATCTCAATGATGAAAGATCAAATGAATTTGGAATGTCATCACCAAATTTCATAAACATTCTCAACGCAGTGGGGGTTGTGTAAAAAATTGTTACCCGGTATTTTTGTAAAATATCCCACATTCTTGATGCATCAGGAAAGTCAGGTGCACCCTCATACATCACCTGAGTTGCACCATGTAAAAATGGAGCATATACAACATAGCTGTGCCCGGTAACCCATCCAATATCAGCTGTACAAAAAAATACATCAGAGTCTTTGATGTCAAAAGCCCACTTGAATGTAGAATACAAATGTGTCAAGTATCCACCTGTTCCATGCAAAACTCCTTTTGGTTTTCCAGTAGTGCCTGAAGTATACAGGATGTAAAGAGGGTGATCACTGTCTAGTTTTTCTGCATCACACTCATCTGTAACATTATTCATGAGATCATTCCAGAGTTTATCTTTAGATGATAGAGAAATTTCATTTTTGGTCCTTTCCAAAACTACAACATGTTCTACAAACTCTGAATCTTTGATTGCCTCATCAATCACTTCTTTTAGTTTGACAATTTTTCCTCGGCGATACCCACCGTCCGCAGTTACTATGACTTTGGAATGAGAGTCATTTACTCTGTCTTTAATGGATGCTGCACTAAATCCTGAAAAAATCACAGTATGAGTTGCACCAATCCTAGAACATGCCAGCATTGTTATTGGCAGTTCAGGAACCATGGGAAGGTAGATAGTAACTCTATCGCCTTTTTTCACACCAAGTGATTTTAGCACATTTGCAAATTTTTTGACTTGTATGAGAATTTGACCATAAGTAATTTCTCGAGAATCACCATTCTCTCCTTCCCACAAAATAGCCGGTTTTTCAGATTTGGTTTTTTGGTGTACATCTAGGGCGTTAAATGAGGCATTAATTGTGCCTCCAACAAACCATTTTGCAAAGGGGGGTTGCCAATCCAGAGTTTTCTCCCAAGGAGAGAACCACGAGAGGCTTTTTGCCTGATCATCCCAAAAAGATACAAAATCAGATTCAGCCTTTTTTCTTAAATCAGTATTATTATTTCCAAGACCGATATCATATGTTTTCTCCATCAAAAAGTCTATGAACTTGGATCTTTCTAAGTGTTAAAAAAATAATTAAAAAAATTATTGTGCTTCCATTCTAGCAAGCCAATCGTTATCATTATCGTCTTTTGATGTATCTGCTGTCACCTGTTGGGGTGGTTCTGGAAATGCAAATGTTGTTTCAGAATCAGTAGGAGGTTCAGGGATTTTACTTTCTCCTGCTTCAATAGGTTCTGAATGCGTGATTATTGATTCGGTTGGTGCTTCTGGAAGAATTGTCTGAACTACTTGTTGTGGTTCAGGTGTCTCCAGATATGAAACGGCGGATTCTTGGATGTCTGGTGTAGGTGGTGCAGATATCTCTGTTACTTCCAATTCAAGATCAGCAATTCTACTCTTTACATTTGAGATTTCAGCTGTTTCGTGTGTAACATGTTCAATTATTTCAGTTGTACATGCTTTCACTGTCTCAAATGTTGCATCAGAGATTTCATTACTCTTGAATTGCACTTTTGCATCAAAGGATAACATTTTTGCAGACTTCATTTGTTCATCTAACTCTGTCAGTCTTGCCTCAAGTTTGGCTTTGATTTCTTTTTCCATTTCATCTAATGATGCAAGTTTTGATTTGTATTTTTCATGAATGATTTCTGCATCCACTTTCATGTCATCATTTTCAGAAACGATATCTATCAATGCCTTTAGACGACGTATTGTTAGTTGCTTTTCACGAATGAGTCTTTGAGAATCGAGTCTCCACTTTGGAATAAAAATAACAACATCGCCTTGCACTACAAGTTGCTCATATTGGATTTGCTGTAATCCTTGAGAACCGCAGTCAATGCCGACGGATTGAATACTTCCGTCAATGTCAGTTATTGTTCCTACGACTTTACCCATGAATGTTCCGTACATGTCTTTGACGTTTTTACCGATTATTTCGATATCGTCGTGGGTCATGTGAGATAGTTTAGAGATTTGTATAACCGACAAAGTGTAAGTAATGTTTTTGGTTTTGGTAAGATTAAATTCACAAACTTCTTTCGGGCAGAATTTAGTAATTTTAAAATTTAGATGCCAAAAAATAGTCTTATGATTCAAAAAGAGGAACTTGACCAAATTTTGAATTTTGTTGCCAGCAGATGGATCGAAACATCAAAAGATCCAAACAGTAAAGCAATGCAAAATCTCCCAAATGATTTCTGGATGAATTCAATTGGCGGAAAAACAGCAAAAAAAGGATTCTGGGTTACAACATTGATGTACACTGAAAACGAAGCTGATGCAGCATCTTTCAAAGAAGTGTTGTTGAGATGGCAAGCAAAAGGTCAAGATAAAAACAGAGACAAAGGTCCCGATCTAATTCAAATTGGTAAAAAGAAATAGACTATTAATAATTGAAATCATACAGGTCGGTATTGTCAGAATTCTCAGATAGTGAAAAAAAAATTTTATCGAATCACTTTTCTAACACAGAAGGAAATGTTTTTGCAATAATTACTCCAAGACAAGTAGATCGTGGAGCATTGATGTCACGATACAGTAGAACTGACAAAAGCATGAGAAGAATATTTCTTGATGAGTTTTTAAAAAATAAAAACAGAGGTGAGGAATTCTACAATAGAGTACTTTTAGAATATGGTGATGACTCTGTTGCAGAATTAGGCGAAGCTCAAATTGCAATTGAAGGATTGTCTAACATCGCAGTAAAAAAAATTGAAGACAGAAGGATT is a genomic window containing:
- a CDS encoding PAS domain-containing protein — translated: MSQTETRKTLKDAPVMWRRINSIGIILDCNSTYASNLGYAKSEILGKPIFEHISKDSWEAMNESLKAWFETGKVTDRKITFKRQDGSTFPGLLQATSIYDENKNLLGSNTVIFDLTQMNDDNIKEYERFFKEAQNKLDEIKEREYDKLDENSKSEYDGLKKMFDMLLQVNLSELK
- the acs gene encoding acetate--CoA ligase — protein: MEKTYDIGLGNNNTDLRKKAESDFVSFWDDQAKSLSWFSPWEKTLDWQPPFAKWFVGGTINASFNALDVHQKTKSEKPAILWEGENGDSREITYGQILIQVKKFANVLKSLGVKKGDRVTIYLPMVPELPITMLACSRIGATHTVIFSGFSAASIKDRVNDSHSKVIVTADGGYRRGKIVKLKEVIDEAIKDSEFVEHVVVLERTKNEISLSSKDKLWNDLMNNVTDECDAEKLDSDHPLYILYTSGTTGKPKGVLHGTGGYLTHLYSTFKWAFDIKDSDVFFCTADIGWVTGHSYVVYAPFLHGATQVMYEGAPDFPDASRMWDILQKYRVTIFYTTPTALRMFMKFGDDIPNSFDLSSLRLLGTVGEPINPEVWKWYFKTIGKEKCPIIDTWWQTETGGMLISPLPGLETIPLKPGSGTRAIPGVDISVVDENGEEVSANTKGYLVIKNPWPGMLLTLWGDDQKYKTVYWSKYENCYYPGDYALRDDDGYLWLLGRADDVLKVAGHRIGTAELESCIVSHHDVAESAVCGIPDDVKGEVIIAFVVLKQGVFDSKILEKEISEKIRNDIGAIATPKQIYFVSKLPKTRSGKIMRRLLKAIANNEKIGDVSTLEDGAAVTEVQSAFDEIQKSIKKYSG
- a CDS encoding CdvA-like protein: MTHDDIEIIGKNVKDMYGTFMGKVVGTITDIDGSIQSVGIDCGSQGLQQIQYEQLVVQGDVVIFIPKWRLDSQRLIREKQLTIRRLKALIDIVSENDDMKVDAEIIHEKYKSKLASLDEMEKEIKAKLEARLTELDEQMKSAKMLSFDAKVQFKSNEISDATFETVKACTTEIIEHVTHETAEISNVKSRIADLELEVTEISAPPTPDIQESAVSYLETPEPQQVVQTILPEAPTESIITHSEPIEAGESKIPEPPTDSETTFAFPEPPQQVTADTSKDDNDNDWLARMEAQ